The following proteins are encoded in a genomic region of uncultured Methanobrevibacter sp.:
- a CDS encoding ROK family protein has protein sequence MNDYAFSVDLGGTSTNFSVFTSDEIITEWTVPTPKNHITEMLEAEIKNKISELNLKSTDFKAIVMGIAGIVKNGIVQKAINLNLPDCDIGSVLQSRVNINVIVLNDVNLQAIGESANYSSLFLVAIGTGIGAGLVINNYLVEGHNGAAGEIGFIYLDSKTPGENASATGLVKTAESYLKSNDDYSSLRDFKSLTAKDIFNEAKAGDEVALKIVNEVYFKLGKLLGLISSAFDPEVIIISGGISNAGDFLLNIIKKGFSEVSFAGTEICISEMKEKASVFGAMKIVRDSSIIE, from the coding sequence ATGAATGATTATGCCTTTTCCGTTGATTTGGGAGGAACATCAACAAATTTTTCGGTTTTCACCTCAGATGAGATCATAACTGAATGGACAGTTCCAACTCCAAAAAACCACATAACTGAAATGCTTGAAGCTGAAATCAAAAATAAAATAAGTGAATTGAACTTAAAAAGTACTGATTTTAAAGCTATTGTAATGGGCATAGCAGGCATTGTTAAAAACGGCATTGTCCAAAAAGCAATTAATTTAAATTTGCCAGATTGTGATATCGGATCTGTTTTGCAGTCCAGAGTCAACATAAACGTAATTGTTTTAAATGATGTGAATCTGCAGGCCATTGGTGAGTCAGCAAATTACAGCAGTCTATTTCTTGTTGCAATCGGAACAGGAATAGGCGCGGGACTTGTAATCAATAATTACCTGGTGGAAGGCCATAACGGTGCTGCAGGTGAAATCGGCTTTATTTATCTTGACTCAAAAACTCCCGGAGAAAATGCTTCTGCAACAGGTCTTGTTAAAACTGCTGAAAGCTATTTAAAATCCAATGATGATTATTCCAGTCTGAGGGATTTTAAATCATTGACTGCAAAAGATATTTTTAATGAGGCAAAAGCCGGCGATGAGGTAGCTTTAAAAATCGTTAATGAGGTCTATTTCAAATTAGGCAAACTGCTTGGCCTAATTTCAAGCGCTTTTGATCCTGAAGTCATAATAATTTCAGGAGGCATTTCAAATGCAGGAGACTTTCTTTTGAATATAATCAAAAAAGGTTTCAGTGAAGTATCATTTGCAGGTACTGAAATTTGTATATCTGAAATGAAAGAAAAAGCATCTGTTTTTGGAGCAATGAAGATTGTTAGGGATAGTTCAATAATTGAATAA
- a CDS encoding acyltransferase, producing MIKNRIEYYDNLRVLAIFGIIAIHVFQLWHHGEQVNGIYIYMFSEIVRYAVPIFLMLSGALLLNRDIEIGNFLKRKLPRIAYPFIFYLIISFILSLFTDKGFSFNIFSQYWYFWLIFGVYLSVPIINKFVLNSSIREIEYFLVIFVLAAIFYQFVLFYNIESYFNLNFFAAPIGFLILGYYLSVKDFKIDSRKLIMVMLAVFVIATFFKMLETGAIMPKNFALDYSATQSAVLASWVDVSIWVILQAGSLFVIFKHLNFGKFRKAIVSISNLSYGMYLIHSLLMFYTNPFFTSLPRNGVEICLVIVFYSIFVFLVSWLMVFVLSKIPVVGKYCA from the coding sequence ATGATTAAGAATAGAATTGAATATTATGATAATTTAAGGGTTCTTGCAATATTTGGAATCATTGCAATACATGTTTTCCAGCTTTGGCATCATGGAGAACAGGTAAACGGCATTTATATCTACATGTTTTCAGAGATTGTAAGGTATGCGGTTCCAATCTTTCTGATGTTAAGCGGTGCGCTATTACTTAATCGCGATATTGAAATTGGTAATTTTTTAAAGCGCAAACTGCCGAGGATTGCCTATCCGTTCATATTTTATTTAATCATCTCGTTTATTTTATCATTATTTACTGATAAAGGATTTTCATTCAATATATTCTCTCAATACTGGTATTTCTGGCTGATTTTTGGAGTATACTTATCTGTGCCGATAATCAATAAGTTTGTTTTAAATTCATCAATAAGAGAAATAGAGTATTTTTTAGTTATATTTGTCTTGGCCGCAATTTTTTATCAGTTTGTATTATTTTATAATATTGAAAGTTATTTCAATTTGAATTTCTTTGCAGCTCCAATCGGATTTCTGATTTTAGGTTATTACCTGTCTGTAAAGGACTTTAAAATTGATTCTAGAAAACTTATCATGGTAATGCTTGCTGTTTTTGTAATTGCAACCTTTTTTAAAATGCTAGAAACCGGTGCCATAATGCCTAAAAATTTTGCTCTTGACTATTCTGCTACACAATCAGCAGTTCTTGCTTCATGGGTTGATGTAAGTATATGGGTAATTCTGCAGGCAGGATCATTATTCGTCATATTTAAGCATCTGAACTTTGGGAAATTTAGAAAAGCGATTGTTTCAATAAGCAATCTGAGCTATGGGATGTATCTGATTCATTCATTGCTGATGTTTTACACAAATCCATTTTTTACAAGTCTACCGAGAAACGGTGTAGAAATATGTTTGGTTATTGTTTTTTATAGTATTTTTGTCTTTTTAGTTTCATGGCTGATGGTGTTTGTTTTATCAAAAATTCCTGTTGTTGGAAAGTATTGTGCCTAA
- a CDS encoding acyltransferase, with protein MKTKKERIFYYDVLRAFAIIAVIICHVDHFFGPLTTPTQVIAQMTFHDIGDIGVPIFLMISGALLLNREYPSLENFLKRRFARIIYPFIFWIILILGQLYYHGYNSKFIWNVFIGEPSITWYFWTLIGIYLFIPVLNSFIKEYKIKGVEYFLAIWLFTMILKTFSAYPLWNYFNLDMFASFIGYPVLGYWIANKEFKLNDKKLCIIGLIMLIISLTVFVYLGYAKIDLIRYENLPNMFMGVGLFIFIMCLDRLNKFNRIKDNFIGKAILSLSVCSYGMYFSHVIVVKALSYHNPGSNLMFPVMFVLIVFLSWLLPYVLSKIPYVKTISGV; from the coding sequence ATGAAAACCAAAAAAGAAAGAATATTTTACTATGATGTCTTAAGAGCATTTGCAATAATAGCTGTAATAATCTGTCATGTTGACCACTTTTTCGGCCCACTGACAACACCTACACAAGTTATTGCACAGATGACATTCCACGATATCGGAGACATAGGCGTTCCAATCTTTTTAATGATAAGCGGAGCACTGCTATTAAACAGAGAATATCCCAGTTTGGAAAACTTTTTAAAGCGAAGATTTGCAAGAATCATCTATCCGTTCATATTCTGGATTATTCTGATTTTAGGTCAACTCTACTATCACGGATACAATTCAAAGTTCATCTGGAATGTATTCATTGGAGAACCTTCAATCACATGGTATTTCTGGACTTTAATTGGAATTTATCTATTCATCCCTGTTTTAAACTCATTTATAAAAGAATATAAAATCAAAGGTGTTGAATACTTTTTGGCAATATGGCTTTTTACAATGATTCTAAAAACATTCAGCGCATATCCTCTGTGGAACTATTTTAATCTGGATATGTTTGCAAGCTTTATCGGATATCCTGTGTTAGGTTACTGGATTGCAAACAAAGAATTTAAACTAAATGACAAAAAGCTGTGCATCATAGGATTGATAATGCTAATAATATCCTTAACTGTCTTTGTATATCTAGGATATGCAAAAATCGATTTAATAAGATATGAAAACCTGCCAAACATGTTTATGGGAGTCGGACTGTTCATATTCATAATGTGTCTTGACAGATTAAACAAATTCAACAGAATCAAAGATAATTTCATCGGAAAGGCAATTCTATCCCTAAGCGTGTGCAGCTACGGAATGTACTTCTCACATGTGATAGTCGTTAAAGCATTGTCATACCACAATCCCGGATCAAACCTGATGTTTCCAGTAATGTTCGTTTTAATAGTATTTTTAAGCTGGCTTTTACCTTATGTTTTAAGCAAAATTCCGTATGTCAAGACTATAAGCGGAGTCTGA
- the glf gene encoding UDP-galactopyranose mutase encodes MKYDYLIVGAGLFGAVFAHEMTKAGKKCLVIEKRDHIAGNAYTKLKENINVHKYGAHIFHTNNKEVWEYINQFADFNRFTNSPVANYNGELYNLPFNMNTFYQMWGVKTPAEAKAKIEEQKAEAKVDNPQNLEEQAISLIGKDIYEKLVKGYTEKQWGRKCTELPAFIIKRLPVRFTYDNNYFNDLYQGIPIGGYTKIVEKMLEGIEVKLNTDFFDDKEKWLNIADKVLFTGMIDEYYDYCYGELEYRGLNFEFETLDIENYQGNAVINYTDAETPYTRIIEHKHFESSESPKTIITREYPKNWVKGEEAYYPMNDEKNSELYNKYVELSKKEDKVIFGGRLGMYQYFDMWQVIDEALKLVKTLE; translated from the coding sequence ATGAAGTATGATTATTTAATAGTAGGTGCTGGTCTTTTTGGTGCAGTTTTTGCACATGAAATGACAAAAGCTGGAAAAAAATGTTTAGTGATAGAAAAAAGAGACCATATTGCTGGAAATGCATATACTAAGTTAAAAGAAAACATTAATGTCCACAAATATGGTGCGCATATTTTTCACACAAACAATAAAGAAGTTTGGGAATATATCAACCAGTTTGCAGACTTTAACAGATTTACAAACTCCCCTGTTGCCAATTACAACGGTGAATTATACAACTTACCATTCAACATGAATACATTTTATCAAATGTGGGGAGTTAAAACTCCTGCCGAAGCTAAAGCTAAAATTGAAGAACAAAAAGCTGAAGCAAAAGTGGATAATCCTCAAAACCTTGAAGAACAAGCAATTTCATTAATTGGTAAAGACATTTACGAGAAACTTGTTAAAGGATATACTGAAAAACAGTGGGGGAGAAAATGCACAGAACTTCCAGCATTCATTATCAAAAGACTTCCAGTAAGATTTACTTATGATAACAACTATTTCAATGATTTATATCAGGGAATCCCAATTGGAGGATACACAAAAATTGTTGAAAAAATGCTTGAAGGAATTGAAGTAAAACTCAACACAGATTTCTTTGATGACAAAGAAAAATGGCTAAATATTGCTGATAAAGTACTATTTACCGGCATGATTGATGAATATTATGATTATTGCTATGGAGAACTGGAATACAGAGGTTTAAATTTTGAGTTTGAAACTTTAGATATAGAAAACTACCAAGGAAATGCAGTAATCAATTACACTGATGCAGAGACCCCATACACAAGAATAATTGAACATAAACATTTTGAAAGCTCAGAATCTCCAAAAACCATTATTACAAGAGAATACCCTAAAAATTGGGTGAAAGGTGAAGAAGCATATTATCCTATGAATGATGAGAAAAATTCAGAATTATACAATAAATATGTTGAACTTTCTAAAAAAGAAGACAAAGTTATTTTTGGTGGAAGACTTGGAATGTATCAATACTTTGACATGTGGCAGGTAATTGATGAAGCTTTAAAACTAGTTAAAACACTTGAATAA
- a CDS encoding radical SAM protein, whose product MTVRITNIQHFSLHDGPGIRTTVFLKGCNLKCPWCANPECISSKIQGEFGYDISLEKLEQEIVKDKPFYETGGGVTFSGGEPLLQINDLEPLLKSLKNKNINICFETALFVPEKYLKIAKKYSDEFIVDIKMINHENCKKVIGGKIDQYLNNIKLLDLKKTTFRIPITKFILKDTKLILDLLKTYQPKHLEIFELHNLARKKYDILNKEQYYEKIDDREIKEFYEKLKEIIPTTEIIEI is encoded by the coding sequence ATGACTGTACGAATTACGAACATCCAACATTTTTCACTCCATGATGGTCCAGGAATAAGAACAACTGTATTTCTTAAAGGTTGCAACTTAAAATGTCCATGGTGTGCTAATCCAGAATGTATTTCATCTAAAATCCAAGGAGAATTTGGATATGATATCTCGTTGGAGAAATTGGAACAAGAAATCGTTAAAGACAAACCATTCTATGAAACAGGAGGTGGAGTGACCTTTTCTGGAGGAGAACCTCTACTTCAAATTAATGATTTAGAACCTCTTTTAAAATCCCTAAAAAATAAAAATATCAATATTTGCTTTGAAACAGCACTATTTGTTCCTGAAAAATATTTAAAAATTGCTAAAAAATATAGTGATGAATTTATTGTTGACATTAAAATGATTAATCATGAAAATTGCAAAAAAGTAATTGGAGGAAAAATTGACCAATATTTAAATAATATAAAACTACTTGATTTAAAAAAAACTACATTTAGAATACCAATAACAAAATTCATCCTTAAAGATACAAAATTAATTTTAGATTTACTAAAAACTTATCAACCTAAACATTTAGAGATATTTGAACTCCACAATCTCGCAAGAAAAAAATATGATATTTTAAATAAAGAACAATATTATGAAAAAATAGATGATAGAGAAATTAAAGAATTTTATGAAAAATTAAAAGAAATTATTCCTACTACAGAAATTATCGAAATTTAA
- a CDS encoding oligosaccharide flippase family protein, with the protein MSWLLISQIIASICGFIWTIVIAQYLGVNDYGILGFAISFTGILTVLNDLGVGTHIIRHVATDYDSANHYLGNAIPLKSLFSTFNFGISLIILIIMKCNPLTIQITLLFTIESIIKSFFSLFSSTFQAVEEGKYQAIGNTIMNSLLLLFVFIVIFTDTGIFGITFAYVLSNIIALTYIFYALNKHITKVTIQFDKEFCKKITIAAIPFAVGGLLSTLYYSVDMIMLTPMAGDYATGIYNATYRLISVLTLFYGVYTAVIFPVMSRMFKNDKKMLSVSFEKSTKYLMLIIIPIAIATQFYSTDIVVLFFGREYAAASTPLSILIWTVCLVFFNASIATVLNASFKEMTVTKLNFIAVIFNVVLNLFMIPKYTYNGAAITTVLTDLLLLFLYLYSMKQIISPDKRFYFSIGKIIIGSVILGIALYFLNLNMWIAIPVGIIIYFVTIFILRVFDDDDKYIVKEILGRN; encoded by the coding sequence ATGAGTTGGCTATTAATATCACAAATAATTGCCAGCATTTGTGGGTTTATTTGGACAATCGTTATTGCACAATACTTAGGAGTTAATGATTACGGGATTTTAGGATTTGCAATATCATTTACAGGAATTTTAACGGTATTAAATGATTTAGGTGTTGGAACCCATATCATCAGACATGTAGCGACAGATTATGATTCGGCTAATCATTACCTGGGAAATGCAATTCCTTTAAAATCTTTATTTTCTACTTTTAATTTTGGAATATCCTTAATTATATTAATAATAATGAAATGTAACCCACTTACAATTCAGATTACATTACTATTTACAATAGAATCTATTATTAAATCATTCTTTAGTTTATTTAGTAGCACATTTCAAGCTGTTGAAGAAGGAAAATACCAAGCAATTGGTAATACAATAATGAATTCATTATTATTACTTTTTGTTTTCATCGTAATTTTTACAGATACAGGTATTTTTGGAATAACTTTTGCATATGTCCTTTCAAACATTATTGCACTAACTTATATATTTTATGCACTTAACAAGCATATTACAAAAGTTACTATTCAATTCGACAAAGAATTCTGTAAAAAAATAACAATCGCAGCAATACCCTTTGCAGTAGGGGGTTTACTATCAACATTATATTATTCCGTTGACATGATTATGCTTACCCCTATGGCCGGAGACTATGCAACAGGAATATATAATGCAACTTATAGACTTATTTCTGTTTTAACCTTATTTTATGGAGTTTATACTGCAGTTATATTTCCTGTAATGAGCAGAATGTTTAAAAATGATAAGAAAATGTTATCTGTTAGTTTTGAAAAGTCAACTAAATATCTAATGCTTATCATCATCCCAATTGCTATTGCAACTCAATTTTATTCAACAGATATTGTTGTTTTATTCTTCGGCAGAGAATATGCGGCTGCTTCAACACCTTTATCCATATTAATATGGACAGTTTGCTTAGTATTCTTCAATGCATCAATAGCAACCGTTTTAAATGCATCATTTAAAGAAATGACAGTGACAAAACTCAATTTCATTGCTGTAATATTTAATGTAGTTTTGAACTTATTTATGATTCCTAAATACACATATAATGGAGCTGCAATAACAACAGTATTGACTGATTTATTACTCCTATTCCTATATTTATACTCTATGAAACAGATTATATCCCCAGATAAAAGATTTTATTTTAGTATTGGAAAAATAATTATCGGATCTGTAATATTAGGAATTGCATTATATTTCTTAAACTTAAATATGTGGATAGCTATTCCAGTAGGAATAATAATATATTTTGTAACAATTTTCATTTTAAGAGTATTTGATGATGACGACAAATATATTGTAAAAGAGATTTTAGGAAGAAACTAA
- a CDS encoding pyruvate formate lyase family protein, which yields MVNLILNLKSILLKLGFFEYAKRILIFRALSKKLGKYNSDNFFKRLHNFYVPSIKQTKGKQIQKLFTKININIPKEGFIFTLDPWKCLYNENGTIGNITMDYSKILNNSIEDLKLAYNSQNEFTSNQLDTLKAFEILIDREIEELKLSNREDKYEYITYLKNIKFKKAESFKEALQRILFFNQILWQTNHSLNGVGRLDLILNDLYEKDNISKKEANELIKDFIIKIHSYYYYKSNELAGDTGQIIVLGGLNEDNFYFHNDLTYLFINALKELNLPDPKIILRYSDKTPDDLMELAVETMATGIGSPLLSNDDVVIKNLINFGYEKEDAYNYVVSACWEPAPLGKGLELNNVTSIIFLKPLNALLDNEDLSKYSNFNEFFDEYKIYLKNYLNEILNQINNYVWEEDPIISLFIENNNNDVSKGSAIYNNYGLTSVSLSNTVNSLYNIKKLVFDDEKYSFEELNENRKANFQDELLLNELKSQKKFGMDDSEIIRLTNEVTCFVDEVFNSKKTKYGGKFKFGLSAPSYISGSLDILASLDGRKNYEPFNVHISLDDNKDYIEIMHFASKLDYTNHKFNGNVVDFMVAPDFIEKNFKKFLDFLKMSLNMGVFQMQLNVVSSKILIDAQKHPDRYPNLIVRVWGFSSYFKDLPIEYQNILIKRACDNENLN from the coding sequence ATGGTTAATTTAATACTAAATCTCAAATCAATCCTTTTAAAATTAGGGTTTTTTGAGTATGCAAAAAGAATATTGATTTTTAGGGCTCTGTCAAAAAAATTAGGTAAATACAACTCTGATAATTTTTTTAAGAGATTGCATAATTTTTATGTTCCTTCTATAAAACAGACAAAAGGAAAACAAATACAAAAATTATTTACAAAAATTAATATTAATATTCCAAAAGAAGGATTTATTTTCACATTAGACCCTTGGAAATGTTTATATAATGAAAATGGGACTATAGGAAATATCACTATGGATTATAGTAAAATTTTAAATAATTCTATAGAAGATTTGAAATTAGCCTATAATTCTCAAAATGAATTTACATCAAATCAATTAGATACATTAAAAGCTTTTGAAATTTTAATTGACCGTGAAATTGAAGAATTGAAGTTATCTAACCGTGAAGATAAATATGAATATATAACTTATTTGAAAAATATTAAATTTAAAAAAGCCGAATCATTTAAAGAGGCATTGCAAAGAATTCTATTTTTTAATCAAATTTTATGGCAAACAAATCATTCTTTAAACGGTGTGGGTAGACTTGATTTAATTTTAAATGATTTGTATGAAAAGGATAATATTAGTAAAAAAGAAGCAAATGAACTGATTAAAGATTTTATAATAAAAATTCATAGTTATTATTATTACAAAAGTAATGAACTTGCAGGAGATACTGGTCAAATCATTGTTTTAGGGGGATTAAATGAAGATAATTTTTATTTTCATAATGATTTAACATATTTGTTCATTAATGCTTTAAAAGAACTTAACTTGCCAGATCCAAAAATAATTTTGAGATATTCTGATAAAACACCTGATGATTTGATGGAGCTTGCTGTTGAAACAATGGCTACTGGAATTGGTTCTCCATTATTGTCGAATGATGATGTTGTCATAAAAAATTTAATAAATTTTGGATATGAAAAAGAAGATGCTTATAATTATGTTGTTTCTGCTTGTTGGGAACCTGCACCATTAGGTAAAGGTTTAGAATTAAATAATGTTACTTCTATTATCTTTTTGAAACCATTAAATGCTTTATTAGATAATGAAGATTTATCAAAATATTCAAATTTTAATGAATTTTTTGATGAATATAAAATTTATTTAAAAAATTATCTCAATGAAATTTTAAATCAAATTAACAATTATGTTTGGGAAGAAGACCCTATTATTTCCTTATTCATTGAGAATAATAATAATGATGTATCTAAAGGCAGTGCAATTTATAATAATTATGGATTAACTTCTGTATCATTATCAAATACTGTAAATAGTTTATATAATATCAAAAAATTAGTTTTTGATGATGAAAAATATTCCTTTGAAGAATTAAATGAAAATCGAAAAGCAAATTTTCAAGATGAATTATTATTAAATGAACTTAAATCTCAAAAAAAATTTGGTATGGATGATTCAGAGATTATTAGATTAACTAATGAAGTTACTTGTTTTGTTGATGAGGTTTTCAATAGTAAAAAAACAAAATATGGGGGTAAATTTAAATTTGGATTAAGTGCGCCGAGTTATATAAGTGGATCTTTAGATATTCTAGCATCTTTAGACGGTAGAAAAAATTATGAACCTTTTAATGTGCATATTTCTTTAGATGATAATAAAGATTACATAGAAATCATGCATTTTGCATCTAAACTTGATTATACTAATCATAAATTCAATGGGAATGTTGTGGATTTTATGGTTGCTCCAGATTTCATTGAGAAAAACTTCAAAAAATTTTTAGATTTTCTTAAAATGAGTTTAAATATGGGTGTTTTTCAGATGCAGCTTAATGTAGTTTCATCAAAAATTCTAATCGATGCACAAAAGCATCCAGATAGATATCCTAATTTAATTGTTCGTGTTTGGGGATTTAGTTCTTATTTTAAGGATTTGCCTATTGAATATCAAAACATACTAATTAAACGAGCATGTGATAATGAAAACTTAAATTGA
- the neuB gene encoding N-acetylneuraminate synthase, which yields MIFDVESNKSNVTSTFIIAEIGVNHNGSVDLARKMIKSASDCGVDAVKFQTFVSEDLVSKNAKTADYQEKNTNENSQLEMLKKLELSYDDFFDLKKYAEECGVVFLSSPFDIKSVDLLEKLNVSLYKLGSGELNNFELIDYVLKTNKPLILSTGMATLDEIRETYDYISNKQNLIILHCITGYPTSFEEANLNFIKTLQKELDVPIGFSDHSPGIELPIAAVALGACVVEKHFTLDKTLEGPDHKASLNPEEFKAMVSAIRNVEVAMGDGIRKFSENENEIKKVARKSIILNNDIKKGTVLEKEMLVIKRPGTGIAPKFINEIIGKSVNKDLKSNDVLKWEDLE from the coding sequence ATGATTTTTGATGTTGAAAGTAATAAATCAAATGTTACATCTACATTCATTATTGCTGAAATTGGTGTTAATCATAACGGTAGTGTTGACCTTGCTCGAAAAATGATTAAATCAGCTAGTGATTGTGGTGTTGATGCTGTTAAATTTCAAACTTTTGTAAGTGAAGATTTAGTTAGCAAAAATGCGAAAACTGCAGACTATCAAGAGAAAAATACTAATGAAAATTCTCAACTTGAAATGCTTAAAAAATTGGAATTGTCCTATGATGATTTTTTTGATTTAAAAAAATATGCCGAGGAATGTGGTGTTGTTTTTTTATCTTCTCCTTTTGATATTAAAAGTGTAGATTTATTGGAAAAATTAAATGTTTCTCTTTATAAATTAGGTTCTGGCGAATTAAATAATTTTGAATTAATTGATTATGTTTTAAAAACTAATAAACCTTTAATTTTATCAACAGGTATGGCAACTTTAGATGAAATTAGAGAAACATATGATTATATCTCAAATAAACAGAATTTGATAATTTTACATTGTATAACAGGATATCCAACTTCATTTGAGGAAGCAAATCTTAATTTTATCAAAACCCTTCAAAAAGAATTGGACGTGCCTATTGGATTTTCAGACCATTCTCCAGGTATTGAACTTCCAATTGCAGCTGTTGCATTAGGTGCATGTGTTGTTGAAAAACATTTTACTTTAGATAAAACTCTTGAAGGGCCTGACCATAAGGCATCTTTAAATCCAGAAGAGTTTAAAGCTATGGTAAGTGCTATTAGAAATGTAGAAGTGGCTATGGGAGATGGGATTAGAAAATTCTCCGAAAATGAAAATGAAATTAAAAAAGTTGCAAGAAAAAGCATTATTTTAAATAATGACATTAAAAAAGGAACAGTGCTGGAAAAAGAAATGCTAGTAATAAAACGCCCAGGTACTGGCATTGCACCTAAATTTATTAATGAAATCATTGGTAAATCTGTAAATAAAGATTTAAAATCCAATGATGTTTTAAAATGGGAAGATTTGGAATAA